A region of the Candidatus Brocadia sp. genome:
GGGGAGGTCAAGTATGGGGGTTCTCAAAAAAGATTCTGTGAATGTGATTGTTCATGGACACGAACCACAGCTTGCAGAGGCGGTGGTTATGGCCTCCAGCGACCCTGAGGTTACCAGGGCGATTCATGCAGCAGGGGCAAAGGGGATAGTGATTGCGGGCCTGTGCTGTACGGCAAATGAACTCCTTGTCAGACATGGAATTCCTATGGCCGGGCATATGACTATGCAGGAGCCTGCGATTTCCACGGGCGCGGTTGAATTAATGGTTGTGGATATACAATGCGTAATGCAAGCAATTGTAGAGACGGCAAAACACTTCCACACAAAGATAGTTACCACACTGTCAAAGGCGAAAATATCTGGCGCCGAGCATGTAGAATTTACCGATGACCATGCGCTCGAGGCAGCAAAGAAGATTCTGCTTATGGCAATCGAGAATTATAAAAACCGCGACCCTAAAAAGGTATTTATTCCCAGCAGTGCAGAACCTAACCTTGTTGCCGGTTTTAGTCACGAAACTATTAAATACATGCTAGGTGGAAGATTCAGGGCGAGTTACCGGCCTTTAAATGATAATATCATAAATGGAAGGATTCGGGGGGTGGCCGGGATCGCTGGCTGTACGAGTCCAAGGGTTGGAGCAGGTGAACTATCATATGTAAATCTGGTAAGGGAGTTGATTGCTAATGATATATTGGTCGTGGCAACAGGTTGTGCTGCGGGACAATGTGCTGACGGGGGGGTGATGATCCCTGAAATGAAGGATGCGTGCGGTGCGGGGCTCAGGGAGGTTTGTGAGGCAGTGGGCATACCGCCCGTATTACATTCCGGTGCCTGTGTCGATAACAGCCGTATTCTTATAGCAGTGTCTGAGATGGCAAAGGAAGGCGGTTTGGGAAATGATATTAGCGATTTGCCAGTTGCAGGGGTATGTCTCGAATGGATGAGTGAAAAGGCAATTGCCATTGGTCAGTATTTTGTCGCATCGGGAGTTTACACGATCTTTGGTATGAATTCTCCGGTGACAGGGGCGCCCGATATGCAAAGACTGTTAACAAAAGAGATGGAGGAGTTAGTTGGTGCCAGGTGGGATTTCGAAAAGGATTTCAAGAAAATAGCCAGGATGGTGATGGATCACATAGAAAAGAAGAGAGACGCACTTGGTATAAACGTGAAAAAGGAAAGAAAGCTCTTTGATATGGCCGAAAGAAGGGCGCTGGAAAGGGAATGTAAACCTGTTCCAGAGGGGCATCATTAATAAAAAGATTTAAAGGGGTATTTTTATGTCGAAGATCATCTGTTCTGCCGCCATCCGCGGCGCGTATCAAATTGTAGACAAGGCTGATCAAAAGCTTGCTGAAGCAATCGCGCAGAAAGGGCGTGATTGTAAAGTAGAATTCCCCAATACAGCCTATTATTTGCCAATCATTTATTCAATGACGGGTATTGCCGTAAAAACTTTGGAGGATTGTGTCCATGTGTTAGGCATGGCTCGAAGCATGTTGCCTCCATTACCTGCTGAACATAACTGGGTTCCATATTTGGGTCACACCCTGGATGCAGGTATGGCTACTCTTTTTGCCGAGGAGGTGTACGAGGCCTGTAAATATTTAATTGGACCTCACCCGGTGGATGGGATATGGCTAGGGGCTGCCGATGATGTTATCATGCGCGAACGCGGTATTGAATTCGTGGATGGTACGGCTCCTGGTTTTGCAGCTATTGTTGGATGTGCACCTGATGCAGACACAGCCGTCAAGATTGCCAGAGAACTCCAGCAAAAGAATCTTTATGTATTTATACAATCCAATAACCTGGGCGTATCTTTTGCTGAACAGTTGGCTGAAAAAGGTGTCCAGATGGGATGGGATACCCGATTGGTACCCTTTGGAAAAGAAACCTCAGCAGCAGTATATTCTCTTGGTTTTGCAAACAGGGCTGCCCTTTCCTTTGGAAATGTTCCGGCGGGTGATTTCAGGAGAAATCTCCTGTACAATAAGAATCGTATCTTTGCATTTGTCCTTGCATTGGGTACAGAAGTTACCGATGAGCAATATGCAAATGCCGCTGGCGCTATTAACTACGGATTTCCAACGATAACCAATATCGATATTCCTGAAATATTACCCACAGGTGTCTGTACTTATGAGCATGTGGTTTCAAGGGTACCTGTTGATAAGATTGTTGATAAATGCATCGAGGTGCGCGGATTAAAGATTTCTATCCACAAGATTGAAATTCCAGTAGCGTACGGTCCGGCTTTCGAGGGTGAACGCATAAGAAAAGAGGATATGCAAATTGAAGTTGGCGGTCCCGGTACACCTGCCTTTGAATATGTATGTGCAAAGGAAAGCCATGAGGTAGAAGATGGTAAAATACAGGTTATAGGACCTGATCTGGACGAAATTAAGCCTGGTCCTGGTGTGTCTCTTGGTATTATGGTTGAAGTATATGGTCGAAAGATGCAGCCAGACTTTGAACCTATCTTTGAGCGGCAGATGCATCGTTTCCTGGGTGAGGCTCAGGGATTGTTCCATATGGGACAGAGGGATATTATCCGGCATCGTATCAGCAAGGAGGCCTTCAAGGCTGGTTTCAGGATTAAGCACATAGGAAACATTATACACGCCAAATTTCATAGTGATTTTGGAGCTATCGTTGATAAGGTTCAGGTGACCTTATATACAAAAAGAGAAGATGTGGAACGATTATTAAAGGACATACGTGCCGCATATGCGGAGCGTGACGCGCGGTTGAAAGGTATGACCGATGACTCTGTGGGCATGTTTTATAGTTGCACGCTCTGTCAAAGTTTTGCGCCCACACATATTTGTGTTGTAACTCCGGAACGGTCAGGATTGTGTGGTTCTGTGAGCTGGCTGGATGGAAAGGCTGGGTATGAAATTAATCCCACAGGTCCGAATCAGCCGATCGAACGTGGGAAGGTGATTGACGGGAGATTGGGACAGTGGGAAGGTACGAATTCATTCATTTACAACGGCTCAAACAGATCCCTTGAGAAGGTGAGTTTGTACAGCATCATGACAGACCCTATGACGAGTTGTGGTTGCTTTGAGTGCATTTCAGCCATGTTGCCCATGACCAACGGGATAATGGTGGTAGACCGTGACTTTACTGAGATGACACCTTGTGGTATGAAGTTTTCCACGCTTGCCGGAACGGTTGGCGGTGGATTGCAAACACCGGGGTTTATGGGGCATAGCAAGTTTTATTTAGGCAGCAGAAAATTTATTTCCGCAGATGGTGGCCTTGCCCGTGTTGT
Encoded here:
- the cdhC gene encoding CO dehydrogenase/CO-methylating acetyl-CoA synthase complex subunit beta; the encoded protein is MSKIICSAAIRGAYQIVDKADQKLAEAIAQKGRDCKVEFPNTAYYLPIIYSMTGIAVKTLEDCVHVLGMARSMLPPLPAEHNWVPYLGHTLDAGMATLFAEEVYEACKYLIGPHPVDGIWLGAADDVIMRERGIEFVDGTAPGFAAIVGCAPDADTAVKIARELQQKNLYVFIQSNNLGVSFAEQLAEKGVQMGWDTRLVPFGKETSAAVYSLGFANRAALSFGNVPAGDFRRNLLYNKNRIFAFVLALGTEVTDEQYANAAGAINYGFPTITNIDIPEILPTGVCTYEHVVSRVPVDKIVDKCIEVRGLKISIHKIEIPVAYGPAFEGERIRKEDMQIEVGGPGTPAFEYVCAKESHEVEDGKIQVIGPDLDEIKPGPGVSLGIMVEVYGRKMQPDFEPIFERQMHRFLGEAQGLFHMGQRDIIRHRISKEAFKAGFRIKHIGNIIHAKFHSDFGAIVDKVQVTLYTKREDVERLLKDIRAAYAERDARLKGMTDDSVGMFYSCTLCQSFAPTHICVVTPERSGLCGSVSWLDGKAGYEINPTGPNQPIERGKVIDGRLGQWEGTNSFIYNGSNRSLEKVSLYSIMTDPMTSCGCFECISAMLPMTNGIMVVDRDFTEMTPCGMKFSTLAGTVGGGLQTPGFMGHSKFYLGSRKFISADGGLARVVWMPKALKEELAETLSKTAEELGLEDFLNKIADETVAQTEEDVLTYMQKVNHPALALAPMF
- the cooS gene encoding anaerobic carbon-monoxide dehydrogenase catalytic subunit, which produces MEEKQKTVDQVMLDRMKEMKVETMYDRYQAQLPQCGFGSLALCCRHCNYGPCNIDPFGKGPKRGVCGADANTFAARHFLRMSGAGTACHSDHGRAVAHLLVATARGEAPGYRIKDVDKLMMVAELFGIKTKDRKINEIAEEVGEMALMEFGKPYGTLLFLKRAPEARQKIWEKVGIASRAIDREVCESLHRTGIGGDQDYRNLTKQAMRVALADGWGGSMIATELQDILFGTPKPVQGRSSMGVLKKDSVNVIVHGHEPQLAEAVVMASSDPEVTRAIHAAGAKGIVIAGLCCTANELLVRHGIPMAGHMTMQEPAISTGAVELMVVDIQCVMQAIVETAKHFHTKIVTTLSKAKISGAEHVEFTDDHALEAAKKILLMAIENYKNRDPKKVFIPSSAEPNLVAGFSHETIKYMLGGRFRASYRPLNDNIINGRIRGVAGIAGCTSPRVGAGELSYVNLVRELIANDILVVATGCAAGQCADGGVMIPEMKDACGAGLREVCEAVGIPPVLHSGACVDNSRILIAVSEMAKEGGLGNDISDLPVAGVCLEWMSEKAIAIGQYFVASGVYTIFGMNSPVTGAPDMQRLLTKEMEELVGARWDFEKDFKKIARMVMDHIEKKRDALGINVKKERKLFDMAERRALERECKPVPEGHH